A genomic segment from Marinobacter gudaonensis encodes:
- a CDS encoding ArsC family reductase has protein sequence MKLYGIKNCDTVKKARKWLDENGIGHEFHDFKKDGLDSDRLSQWEQAVGWETLLNRRGTTWRKLPDEVRDTISAQSAHDIMLENPSIIKRPVVDRDGEISVGFNADEWANWRN, from the coding sequence ATGAAGCTCTACGGCATCAAGAATTGCGACACCGTGAAAAAAGCCCGCAAGTGGCTGGATGAAAACGGCATCGGGCATGAGTTCCACGACTTCAAGAAAGACGGCCTGGATAGTGATCGGCTCTCACAATGGGAACAGGCCGTTGGCTGGGAAACCCTGCTGAACCGGCGCGGCACCACCTGGCGCAAACTTCCCGACGAGGTTCGTGATACCATTAGCGCCCAAAGCGCCCACGACATCATGCTGGAAAATCCGTCCATCATTAAACGCCCGGTCGTCGACCGTGACGGCGAGATCTCCGTCGGCTTCAATGCCGACGAATGGGCAAACTGGCGCAACTGA